Part of the Bacteriovorax stolpii genome, AAGTGAACCGACCCCAACACAGCTTGAAATCCATCCTAAAGCAGTGGCTCCACCGTTGGGAACTTTGGCAGCGATTGCCGGAAAGAATGTTGTATAAGGAATCCCAAAGAAGCTAATAAAAGTTAAAAAGAAAATGACGGCGCGAAGGTGCTCATTTTTAAAGATGGCTTCATAACCAACTTTTAAGTTAGAGAAAATTTTTCTCGGATTAAAGGCCGGTGGAATGTAGGGAGAAACTTTTACATTTAAAAGTGCGATTAAAACAGCAATGTAGCTGACTCCGTTAATAAGAAAGCACATTCCTTCGCCGACAATTGCAATCATCGCTCCGGCAATCGCAGGTCCCAGGAGTCTGGTCAGATTAATGACAGACGAGTTGATAGCAATAGCGTTTGGTAAATCTTTTTTTGAACCAACCATCTGAACAACGAAGGCCTGTCGGGTAGTCATATCAAAAGCGTTAATTGTACCGAGAGTAAAATCGAGAATGATTAAATGAGCAAGCGTGACATGTCCGGTAAAAGTTAAGATCGCAAGTAAGATGGCCTGAACGGCCGCGAGAGCTTGAGTCCAGATCAGAAGTTTGTGTCGATCCACATGATCAACGATAACTCCGGCAAAAAGCCCAAAGACGAACATAGGAAGCTGAGCGGAGAAGCCGGCGAACCCCAGCCACATAGGGGAATTGGTGAGCTTGTAAATCATCCAGCTCATCGCCAATTGCTGCATAGAGGTCCCTATGAGGGAAATAAATTGTCCACCGATATAGATTCTGAAGTTTTTATTTTCTAGAGCAGGAAAATTCATTGGTTCCTATTTATAGGCCCTCGCATATTGTGGAGGCACCTGTGCTTTTTCGCCAAAGTGAAGAGCTGCACGAATCGGCCAGTTCGGGTCGCGGAGCAGTTCGCGTGCAAGCAAGATCACATCAGCTTTTTTAGTCTTTAATATTTCTTCGGCCTGATCAAATTCGGTGATAAGTCCTACGGCACCAGTGACAATTCCTGTCTGTGCTTTTACTTGTTCAGCAAACGGTGTTTGATACCCAGGAGTCAGAGGAATTTTAGCTCCGGAAACATTTCCTCCTGTCGAGACATCAATCAAGTCGATACCTATTTTCTTTAATTCATTCACATAGGCAACACTATCTTCGATGCTCCATCCACCTTCTGTCCAGTCTGTCGCAGAAATACGGAAAAAAACCGGAAGGTGAGCGGGCCAGACGTCGCGCAACGCTTGGGCCACCATCAGTGGAAAACGCATTCTATTTTCCAGCGATCCTCCGAACTCATCTGTGCGTTTATTAGAAAGTGGAGAGAGAAACTGATGCATTAAATAGCCGTGAGCTGAGTGCCCCTCAATAATTTCAAACCCAGCTTCGAGAGCGAGGCGGGCAGAGTGTTTAAAGCTCTCTACCAGTTCATGGATTTCTTTAATTGAAAGTGCTTTAGGAGTGGCATATCGCTCAGAAAAAGCAATGGCACTAGGACCAACGACTTCCCAGCCGCCTTCATTGAGTCCTAAAAGTCTTTCGCCATTAAATGGATTGCTCATAGAAGCTTTTCTTCCAGCGTGTGCAAGTTGGATAGCAGGAATGGAGCCTTGAGATTTAATAAACGCAGTGATGGGTTTTAAAGCGAGCATTTGGGCCTGGTTATAAAGAGCAAGACAGCTTTCAGAAATTCTTCCTTCAGCGACAACTCCTGTTGCTTCAACGATCACGACAGCAGCTCCACCGGAAGCGCGTGCGCCGAGGTGAACCAGGTGCCAGTCATTAGCGATACCGTTAATGGCCGAGTACATACACATTGGAGAAACAACGATGCGGTTTTTTAAAGTCAGCTCGCGAAGTTTAAGAGGTGATAAAAGTGTTGCGGTCATTATTAGCTCCTTAGTCATTCTTTTCTAAACAATAGACCAATTCTAAATTGTGGACAATACCTATTGAAATTGATTTAATGTTAACCAGAGGTTTACAATGATTTTAAAGGATATCACTCAGATTCGCTCGTTTATTGCCATCTACCAGACTAAGAGTCTGACTAAGGCGGCAAAAAAGATGGGAATGTCTAAGGCCGCAATGGCC contains:
- a CDS encoding MFS transporter, with protein sequence MNFPALENKNFRIYIGGQFISLIGTSMQQLAMSWMIYKLTNSPMWLGFAGFSAQLPMFVFGLFAGVIVDHVDRHKLLIWTQALAAVQAILLAILTFTGHVTLAHLIILDFTLGTINAFDMTTRQAFVVQMVGSKKDLPNAIAINSSVINLTRLLGPAIAGAMIAIVGEGMCFLINGVSYIAVLIALLNVKVSPYIPPAFNPRKIFSNLKVGYEAIFKNEHLRAVIFFLTFISFFGIPYTTFFPAIAAKVPNGGATALGWISSCVGVGSLISALYLSNRRGAPTLARIVGIAGIAFGLFLMILSQLEHFQFILFSVFTTGMSMMLQLASSNTMIQSTVDDDKRGRVMSFFNVALLGIAPFGSLLMGFSAEHLGLHSALLINGAICLVGAFIFYKKAPSINEYILSKA
- a CDS encoding NADH:flavin oxidoreductase/NADH oxidase; translation: MTATLLSPLKLRELTLKNRIVVSPMCMYSAINGIANDWHLVHLGARASGGAAVVIVEATGVVAEGRISESCLALYNQAQMLALKPITAFIKSQGSIPAIQLAHAGRKASMSNPFNGERLLGLNEGGWEVVGPSAIAFSERYATPKALSIKEIHELVESFKHSARLALEAGFEIIEGHSAHGYLMHQFLSPLSNKRTDEFGGSLENRMRFPLMVAQALRDVWPAHLPVFFRISATDWTEGGWSIEDSVAYVNELKKIGIDLIDVSTGGNVSGAKIPLTPGYQTPFAEQVKAQTGIVTGAVGLITEFDQAEEILKTKKADVILLARELLRDPNWPIRAALHFGEKAQVPPQYARAYK